The following proteins are co-located in the Acinetobacter sp. NCu2D-2 genome:
- a CDS encoding EpsG family protein produces MILFFGIYFAVIGLYVLSNLFNNKVVDKFIVLIISLILSILPGFRALHIGTDTYMYDSILYSDLSEGSYFVTNIEPGYIFLVNIFQIFSIEPYFFYVVSFFANLLIVSTIFNLKKNRFLALLSYLTFSQIFLIGFNILRQYLALSIFIYSVNFLFEKKYLNYIIFVLIATSIHYSSIFFIFFIPLFILIFNKYIISAYMLAFTFPFIYNFVQKNLIFILSNFTGKVAIENYVGRGQESGAGIWYIFYLLVLIYFIILRNKNSYEYYFFVCSYILLLGFYTNISFFNLAYEGPGRLIVCCYFSLIFIFSYLKYGKYVVLHYLIFIFLFLFFFFYNFWIKGLHRILPYESIF; encoded by the coding sequence GTGATATTATTTTTTGGGATTTATTTTGCTGTAATTGGGCTTTATGTATTATCAAATTTATTTAATAATAAAGTTGTTGATAAATTTATAGTTTTAATTATCTCTTTAATATTAAGTATTCTACCTGGATTCAGGGCGTTACATATAGGTACGGACACATATATGTATGATAGTATTTTATATTCAGATTTGTCGGAAGGGAGTTATTTTGTAACTAATATTGAGCCGGGATATATATTTCTGGTTAATATATTTCAGATTTTCTCTATTGAACCATATTTCTTTTATGTAGTCTCTTTTTTCGCTAATTTACTTATAGTTAGCACTATTTTTAATCTTAAAAAAAATAGATTTTTAGCACTATTGTCTTATTTAACTTTTTCTCAGATTTTTCTTATTGGTTTTAATATTTTAAGACAGTACTTAGCTCTTTCTATATTCATATATTCTGTTAATTTTCTTTTTGAAAAGAAGTACTTAAATTATATAATTTTTGTTCTTATTGCGACTTCAATACATTATTCCTCTATATTTTTTATTTTTTTCATCCCATTATTTATTCTTATTTTTAATAAATACATTATATCTGCCTATATGTTGGCATTTACATTTCCATTTATATATAATTTTGTACAGAAGAACTTAATTTTTATTTTAAGTAATTTTACAGGTAAGGTTGCTATAGAAAACTATGTTGGCAGAGGGCAAGAATCTGGTGCTGGTATTTGGTATATTTTTTATTTGCTCGTATTGATTTATTTTATCATTCTTAGGAATAAGAATAGTTATGAATATTACTTTTTTGTTTGTTCATATATTCTGTTGCTAGGTTTTTATACTAATATATCATTTTTTAACTTGGCTTACGAGGGTCCTGGCAGGCTTATAGTTTGTTGTTATTTTTCTTTGATATTTATTTTTTCTTATTTAAAGTATGGAAAATATGTTGTTCTACATTACTTGATCTTTATTTTTCTTTTTCTTTTCTTTTTCTTTTATAATTTTTGGATTAAAGGTCTTCATAGAATTTTACCGTATGAGTCGATATTTTGA
- a CDS encoding glycosyltransferase family 2 protein, producing MSSIEAKLLDIIIPVYNKQKFLIDLINSLATLCEKRVNVIFVDDGSTDQSLMILKSNSIDNFYIYDKENGGVSSARNYGLKQSKSKYIWFFDPDDQVGPDILNIIYQLENHNEDILVFNYNKKIIKYNLNEYFTFEKYGLLSTHDFSVKYNYFTKKNNMSFIWNKFYKSEFIKNIFFNENLTLSEDRRFNLEVFARRGNVRIIDNYLYIYFIYDGGTLSTSTDLEKVEYVYGTNLINIEYLQRKREYVKKHVIEQIIFRAKFGSNNLYQFYKQEHRNFEIKIFPFLSFKELIIFILLFIGGIQIAMRIQFFFKKIILNQRFFSD from the coding sequence ATGAGTTCTATTGAAGCCAAGCTTTTAGATATTATTATTCCTGTTTATAATAAACAAAAGTTCTTGATTGACTTGATTAATAGTTTAGCTACTTTGTGTGAAAAACGTGTAAATGTTATTTTTGTAGATGATGGGTCGACTGACCAATCTCTTATGATATTAAAATCAAATTCGATAGATAATTTTTATATATATGATAAAGAAAATGGTGGTGTTTCATCTGCACGTAACTACGGATTGAAGCAATCAAAATCTAAATATATATGGTTTTTTGATCCTGATGATCAAGTTGGTCCTGATATCTTAAATATTATTTATCAATTAGAAAATCATAATGAGGATATATTGGTTTTCAATTATAATAAAAAAATTATTAAATATAATTTAAATGAGTACTTTACTTTTGAAAAGTATGGACTATTAAGTACGCATGATTTTTCAGTAAAATATAATTATTTTACTAAAAAAAATAATATGAGTTTTATTTGGAATAAGTTTTATAAATCAGAATTTATTAAAAATATTTTTTTTAATGAGAACTTAACACTGTCAGAGGATAGGCGCTTTAATTTAGAAGTGTTTGCTAGAAGAGGTAACGTTAGAATTATTGATAACTACCTATATATATATTTTATATATGATGGTGGTACATTATCTACTAGTACAGATTTGGAAAAAGTGGAATATGTATATGGAACCAATCTTATCAATATAGAGTATTTACAAAGAAAAAGAGAGTATGTGAAAAAACATGTGATTGAGCAGATTATATTTAGAGCTAAATTTGGATCTAATAATTTATATCAATTTTATAAACAAGAGCATAGAAATTTTGAAATAAAAATATTTCCATTTCTATCTTTTAAGGAGTTAATAATTTTTATATTGTTATTTATTGGTGGTATTCAAATAGCTATGAGAATTCAATTTTTTTTCAAAAAAATAATTCTTAATCAAAGGTTTTTTTCTGATTGA
- a CDS encoding polysaccharide pyruvyl transferase family protein has product MKKIAILTLPLHHNFGGNLQAYALSETLKDLGHQVIVLNIQNKKLTNVAIIKNFGKNILKKIFLSKSINFVVLESEKKKLYKNHTQFLKEKLNLTEEITDLSRLEATVNFHKFDAVVVGSDQVWRKAYTPNIQTYFLNFVKDKRIKKIAYAASFGLEKWQYDRETTLDLAKLAEDFDYISVRESDAVDLCKNYLHVDSEHVLDPTLLLGKEKYLDLMKDFKSKSRNKLFTYILDKDLYKNDWINKISADKNLPVTEIELFKNKNIPLIHEIDKIVTPHIETWLANFRDAEFIVTDSFHGMVFSIIFNKEFLVFVNKERGASRFYSLLKFLNLEKRIIHDESFDISRLEKIDYEKINFLISERVMQIKDKLARVIK; this is encoded by the coding sequence ATGAAAAAAATTGCCATATTAACACTACCATTACACCATAATTTTGGTGGTAATTTACAAGCCTATGCATTAAGTGAAACCCTAAAAGATTTGGGTCATCAAGTAATTGTATTAAATATTCAAAATAAAAAACTAACAAATGTTGCCATTATAAAGAATTTTGGTAAAAATATTTTGAAAAAAATATTTTTATCAAAAAGCATAAATTTTGTGGTATTAGAGTCAGAAAAGAAAAAATTATATAAGAATCATACTCAATTTCTAAAGGAAAAATTAAATCTTACAGAAGAAATTACTGACTTAAGTCGTCTAGAGGCTACGGTTAATTTTCATAAATTCGACGCTGTGGTAGTAGGAAGTGATCAAGTCTGGCGTAAAGCTTATACACCTAATATACAAACTTACTTCTTGAATTTTGTAAAAGATAAAAGAATAAAAAAAATAGCTTACGCAGCATCTTTTGGGTTGGAAAAGTGGCAATATGATAGAGAAACGACATTAGATCTTGCTAAACTGGCAGAGGATTTTGACTATATTTCTGTACGTGAGTCTGATGCTGTAGATTTATGTAAGAATTATCTTCATGTAGATAGTGAACATGTCCTAGATCCAACGCTACTATTAGGTAAAGAAAAGTATTTAGATCTTATGAAAGATTTCAAAAGTAAAAGTCGAAACAAACTATTTACATATATACTTGATAAAGATTTATATAAGAATGACTGGATCAATAAGATCTCTGCTGATAAAAACTTACCAGTAACTGAGATTGAGCTCTTTAAAAATAAAAACATACCGCTCATTCATGAAATTGATAAAATAGTTACACCCCATATAGAAACGTGGTTAGCTAATTTTAGAGATGCTGAGTTTATTGTAACAGACTCATTTCATGGTATGGTGTTTTCAATTATTTTTAATAAAGAATTTTTAGTTTTTGTTAATAAAGAAAGGGGGGCTTCTCGTTTTTATTCATTATTAAAGTTTCTAAACTTAGAAAAAAGAATAATCCATGATGAATCATTTGATATATCAAGATTAGAAAAGATTGACTATGAGAAAATCAACTTTTTAATCAGTGAAAGAGTTATGCAGATTAAAGACAAATTAGCTAGAGTGATCAAATGA
- a CDS encoding Coenzyme F420 hydrogenase/dehydrogenase, beta subunit C-terminal domain, protein MNINEIIKNDLCTGCGVCISEDSKKDSKMDWNEYGFLVPNIGKGADTKSMYDICPFKIDQYNEDFLGEKFTKHSKSIFNQKIGYYQDLYIGYSHKFRKSSSSGGLATYVFEYLISNNIVDYLFIVASSEDGYKYKLVDRNTEITSISKTRYTPVTLEQLFLIIDDLDGKIAVSGVACFLKAIRLKQLKHPHLVNKIPFLVGIVCGGLKSRFYTDYLAQEANCFDEYDEVEYRIKKPESYALDYKFQCRSKSENRIHMVEMRSLGDMWGTGLFKSNACDFCDDVLTELADISLGDAWIEPYSKEGLGNSIVIVRSLLAKNIINKGVENKDLKLVSVKEDDIIKSQSGSFNHRHDGLKFRIGYRKKSNLIFPKKRARFLVNKGIVFNMVQANRMKIRKFSLEQWKKSSNVSVFRGAILPLRIRLNRLTKINHKLNRLKKLIARFLK, encoded by the coding sequence ATGAACATAAATGAAATTATTAAAAATGATTTATGTACGGGCTGTGGAGTATGTATCTCGGAAGATTCCAAAAAAGATTCAAAAATGGATTGGAATGAATATGGCTTCTTAGTTCCTAATATTGGAAAGGGGGCGGATACTAAATCTATGTACGATATTTGTCCTTTTAAGATAGATCAATATAATGAAGATTTTTTGGGTGAAAAATTTACTAAACATTCGAAATCTATTTTTAATCAAAAGATAGGATATTATCAAGATTTATATATAGGTTATAGTCATAAATTTAGGAAAAGCTCATCCTCTGGTGGGCTTGCAACATATGTTTTTGAATATTTAATCTCAAATAACATAGTAGATTACCTCTTTATAGTTGCTTCGAGTGAAGATGGTTATAAATATAAACTGGTTGATAGAAATACGGAGATAACGTCAATTTCTAAGACCAGATATACTCCTGTAACATTGGAACAGCTTTTTCTGATCATTGATGATTTGGATGGAAAGATTGCTGTATCAGGAGTGGCATGTTTTCTAAAAGCAATAAGACTGAAACAATTAAAACATCCCCATTTAGTAAATAAAATTCCTTTTCTAGTGGGAATTGTTTGCGGTGGATTGAAAAGTAGGTTTTACACAGATTATCTTGCACAAGAAGCAAATTGCTTTGATGAATATGATGAAGTTGAATATCGGATCAAAAAACCAGAAAGTTATGCATTAGATTATAAGTTTCAATGCAGATCAAAATCTGAAAATAGAATCCATATGGTAGAAATGCGTAGTTTGGGTGATATGTGGGGTACAGGTTTATTTAAAAGTAATGCTTGTGATTTTTGTGATGATGTATTAACAGAATTAGCAGATATTTCACTGGGTGATGCTTGGATTGAGCCTTATAGCAAAGAAGGACTTGGTAATAGTATTGTTATTGTAAGATCACTTTTAGCTAAAAATATTATTAATAAAGGAGTAGAAAATAAAGATCTTAAATTAGTAAGTGTTAAAGAAGATGATATTATAAAATCACAAAGTGGTTCATTTAATCATAGGCATGACGGTCTTAAATTTAGAATTGGTTATAGAAAGAAGAGTAATTTGATATTTCCCAAAAAGAGAGCCAGATTTTTAGTTAATAAAGGTATAGTTTTTAATATGGTTCAAGCTAACCGAATGAAAATTCGTAAATTTAGTTTAGAGCAGTGGAAAAAAAGCAGTAATGTGAGTGTTTTTAGGGGTGCTATTCTTCCATTGAGGATACGTCTTAATAGGTTAACTAAAATCAATCATAAGTTAAATCGATTGAAAAAATTAATAGCTCGATTCTTGAAATAG
- a CDS encoding nucleotide sugar dehydrogenase, translating to MLKLTVVGTGYVGLSNAMLFSQHHQVVALDIDEHRVNLLQQKKSPIQDTLIEEYLLKDINFEATLDKTKAYQNSDYIIIATPTNYDEQTNYFDTSSIEQVLNDLNLLDTSAIIIIKSTIPVGFTKRVQELFPNLKIVFSPEFLREGKALFDNLYPSRIVVGDKSEVGQKIAELFKSASLKPEVDIALMDSTEAEAVKLFSNTYLAMRVAYFNELDSYCALRGLNSKDIIQAVGLDPRIGTHYNNPSFGYGGYCLPKDTKQLLANYQDVPQSLISAIIQSNTTRKDFIADEILKREPKVVGIYRLVMKAGSDNFRQSAIQGIMKRLKAKGIEVIIFEPNLAQDDFYNSKVLKDFTEFKRRADVIVANRMVSDLDDVLDKVFTRDLFGDN from the coding sequence ATGTTAAAATTGACAGTTGTTGGCACAGGGTACGTAGGCCTTTCAAATGCGATGCTCTTTAGTCAGCACCATCAAGTTGTTGCATTAGATATTGATGAACATCGTGTAAATTTATTACAACAAAAAAAATCACCAATTCAAGATACTTTAATTGAAGAGTATTTATTAAAAGATATTAATTTTGAAGCGACTTTAGATAAAACGAAGGCTTATCAAAATTCAGATTATATTATTATTGCAACACCAACGAATTACGATGAACAAACCAATTATTTTGATACCAGTTCAATTGAACAAGTTTTAAATGATCTAAATCTATTAGATACATCGGCAATAATTATTATTAAATCAACTATTCCTGTTGGTTTTACAAAAAGAGTTCAAGAGCTGTTCCCAAATCTTAAAATCGTCTTTTCACCTGAATTTTTACGTGAAGGCAAAGCCTTATTTGATAATTTATATCCATCACGCATTGTCGTTGGAGATAAAAGTGAAGTGGGGCAAAAAATTGCTGAACTTTTTAAAAGTGCAAGTCTAAAGCCAGAAGTTGATATTGCATTAATGGATTCAACTGAAGCAGAAGCAGTAAAGTTATTCTCAAATACTTATCTTGCGATGCGTGTTGCTTACTTCAATGAACTAGATAGTTACTGCGCTTTGCGTGGGCTAAATAGCAAAGATATTATTCAGGCTGTAGGCTTAGACCCACGTATTGGCACACATTATAATAATCCTTCTTTTGGTTATGGTGGTTATTGTCTGCCGAAAGATACCAAGCAGCTTTTAGCGAATTATCAAGATGTGCCACAAAGTTTAATCTCAGCCATTATTCAATCAAATACTACACGTAAAGATTTTATTGCGGATGAAATTTTAAAACGAGAGCCAAAAGTGGTTGGTATTTATCGTCTTGTGATGAAGGCTGGTAGTGATAACTTTAGGCAATCTGCAATTCAAGGCATTATGAAGCGTCTGAAGGCCAAGGGCATAGAGGTCATTATTTTTGAGCCTAACTTGGCACAAGATGATTTTTATAACTCCAAAGTTTTAAAAGACTTTACAGAGTTTAAGAGAAGAGCAGATGTCATTGTAGCAAATCGTATGGTTTCCGATTTGGATGATGTGCTAGACAAAGTGTTTACACGTGATTTGTTTGGTGATAACTAG
- a CDS encoding IS5 family transposase, protein MKKPTHKIYRTTNWPAYNRALMSRGNIAIWFDPATQWYAPSKGKQGRNQTYSDAAIQCCLMIKSLFRLSLRMVTGFVQSLIKLCGLNWIAPDYTTLCRRQKHIDIVISYQKSSDGLHLLMDSTGMKFLGEGEWKRKKHGPEYRRQWRKLHIGIDAKTLQIRAVQLTTNNVSDSQVLGDLLNQIPQDEQIDSVYTDGAYDTKQCRQVIADRQGHAVIPPRKNAKPWKDTKSSSLERNELLRTIKRLGRTLWKKWSGYHRRSLVETKMHCIKLLGDKLSARSFDSQVNEIHARVAFLNRFTELGRPLTQVTP, encoded by the coding sequence ATGAAGAAGCCTACACACAAAATCTACCGCACAACCAATTGGCCCGCATATAACCGAGCACTCATGAGTCGCGGAAATATTGCCATTTGGTTTGATCCTGCTACGCAATGGTATGCTCCATCAAAAGGCAAACAAGGGCGAAATCAAACCTACTCCGACGCAGCCATCCAATGCTGCTTAATGATTAAATCCTTATTCCGTCTGTCTTTACGTATGGTTACTGGCTTTGTGCAAAGTCTGATTAAACTTTGCGGATTAAATTGGATAGCTCCAGATTACACCACGCTTTGTAGAAGACAAAAGCATATTGATATTGTAATCAGCTACCAAAAAAGTAGCGATGGGCTGCATCTACTCATGGACTCTACAGGCATGAAGTTTCTAGGTGAGGGCGAATGGAAGCGCAAGAAACATGGACCTGAATATCGTCGCCAATGGCGTAAACTTCATATTGGTATAGATGCTAAAACCCTACAAATACGAGCAGTTCAGCTTACAACCAATAATGTCAGTGATTCACAGGTGCTTGGTGATTTACTTAATCAGATTCCACAAGATGAGCAGATTGACTCTGTTTATACCGATGGAGCTTATGACACCAAGCAATGCCGTCAGGTCATTGCAGATCGGCAAGGGCATGCGGTGATTCCACCTAGAAAAAATGCGAAACCATGGAAAGATACAAAGAGTAGCTCCCTAGAGCGAAATGAATTACTTCGAACAATTAAACGTTTAGGCAGGACACTATGGAAAAAATGGTCAGGCTATCATCGGCGAAGTTTGGTTGAAACTAAGATGCATTGCATCAAATTATTAGGAGATAAACTCAGTGCAAGGAGTTTTGATAGCCAAGTGAATGAGATCCATGCACGTGTAGCATTCCTTAACAGATTTACGGAATTAGGTCGACCACTTACCCAAGTTACGCCTTAA
- a CDS encoding transposase family protein codes for MKYIDLKKLSETQFKRYTGISFSTFDLMVEQLKMHVPTKGRPPKLSVEDQVLLCLSYWREYRTLFHVATSYGVSEPTASRIVRHVEDCLIKSNLFNLPKNLPEGEGIDWNVVIVDATEIPIQRPKKTEEKL; via the coding sequence ATGAAATACATCGATTTGAAGAAGCTTTCTGAAACACAGTTTAAGCGATATACAGGCATCAGTTTTTCAACCTTTGATTTAATGGTTGAACAACTGAAAATGCATGTCCCGACTAAAGGTAGACCACCTAAGTTAAGTGTAGAAGATCAGGTTTTACTCTGTCTGAGCTATTGGCGTGAATACCGAACTTTATTCCATGTCGCAACAAGTTATGGCGTGTCAGAGCCTACTGCTTCAAGAATCGTTCGCCATGTAGAGGATTGTCTAATCAAGTCCAATCTATTCAATTTACCGAAGAATTTGCCTGAAGGCGAAGGTATCGACTGGAATGTGGTGATCGTAGATGCCACAGAAATTCCAATACAAAGACCTAAAAAAACAGAAGAAAAGCTATAG
- a CDS encoding transposase, whose translation MPQKFQYKDLKKQKKSYSGKKKAHTFKVQAIIHYRTRQVLSLCTSRGAVHDFELFKRNLNQVPKGSFILADKGYQGIYAVYPNSLLPLKAKKRVSVR comes from the coding sequence ATGCCACAGAAATTCCAATACAAAGACCTAAAAAAACAGAAGAAAAGCTATAGTGGCAAGAAGAAGGCACATACTTTTAAAGTTCAAGCCATTATCCATTATAGAACTCGGCAAGTTCTGAGTTTATGCACGAGTCGTGGTGCTGTACATGATTTCGAGCTATTCAAACGCAATTTAAATCAGGTTCCTAAAGGGTCTTTTATCCTTGCAGATAAAGGCTATCAAGGGATTTACGCAGTGTATCCAAATAGCTTATTGCCTCTTAAAGCAAAGAAGCGCGTAAGCGTCCGCTGA